The following proteins are encoded in a genomic region of Ornithinibacillus sp. 4-3:
- a CDS encoding YaaL family protein produces the protein MRKRVKKEHVDQQLLNALFRIEREWKQQRAIVEQSIEPSDFNLFFLGVSQAKYMCLIREAKIRKVSAFRYR, from the coding sequence ATGAGAAAACGTGTAAAGAAAGAACATGTAGATCAACAATTATTAAATGCCTTATTCCGGATAGAGCGAGAATGGAAGCAACAGAGGGCAATTGTTGAACAAAGTATTGAGCCATCCGATTTTAATTTATTCTTTCTCGGTGTTTCTCAAGCGAAATATATGTGTCTAATTAGGGAAGCTAAAATACGAAAAGTAAGTGCTTTTCGCTACCGCTAG
- a CDS encoding pro-sigmaK processing inhibitor BofA family protein — protein MTSTIVIAVMVVLIIVLFFIGAPPKPTKFVGQSLIKLGIGVLFLFFFNVFGGEFGLHIPINLFTVFISGFLGILGVVSLAAMQIFLVT, from the coding sequence TTGACTTCAACCATTGTTATTGCAGTGATGGTAGTGTTGATTATTGTATTATTCTTTATTGGAGCGCCTCCAAAGCCAACAAAATTTGTAGGCCAAAGTTTGATAAAGTTAGGAATTGGAGTGCTTTTTTTATTCTTTTTTAATGTGTTTGGTGGGGAATTTGGATTGCATATTCCAATTAATTTATTTACGGTCTTCATCTCAGGCTTTCTCGGTATTCTGGGGGTTGTCTCATTAGCTGCAATGCAAATATTTTTAGTGAC